The window AGACAGAGCAGCTTACATAAGACTGCCCTGTATGTAGATactgtgtgcgcatgtgtgtgtgtgtgtgtgtgtgtgtgtgtgtgtgtgtgtgtgtgtgagtgatgaaGTCAAGGTCATGCTGAAACAGCTGTCTGAGTATTTCTCTCTAATTACAAAAATGTCCGCCCTTGTGCCGTCGGGCTGCCGTCCTTTCTATTACCAAAGCGTCTCCGTGTGTCTATCACTCTGTTCGACGTCTCCGGGTCACTCCACCTCCGTtccccaccatccctccatccatcactcctTTCATCCGACGCCCTCATCCACAGCTTGTGTTGAAGGAGagtggagggaggagcagagcgcacggaggagatgagaggagcagCGCAGCGGGGCCAATATTAAATTAGACAAGCAGTAATGAGATTAAAAtccaccctgtgtgtgtgtgtgtgtgtgtgtgtgtgttgtgtgtgtgtgtgtgtgtgtccggggAAGGCTCGTATGAGCGTGTCGCTGTGATCCGTATGGGAACCAGCATATTTGAAGTGTTAAAATATGAGTTCCTCACACAAACACGTTAATGAGAACGTCGGCTTTTGAAGAccgatgatgagatgatgaggaCGGAGGAGCCGACGTCAACAAACACTGAGAGGATCCCGATCTCCCGATCTCCCGATCCGGGGCggctgtttctctcctcccgGACGTCTCCAGTGTCGCTGACATTAGAAACCTTCCAGGATCCACTGAAAGCGCgtggtttgtgtgttgtggCAGGTCAACCAGGAGAACGTGGTGAAGGTGGGCCACAGGCAGGTGGTCAACATGATCCGCCAGGGGGGCAACCGTCTCCTGATCAAGGTGGTGACTGTGAGCCGGAATCTAGACCCTGACGACACGGCGCGCAAAAAAGGTACAGCAGCAAATCTCAACGCTTCCTTGGGCATCGACATATACAGCACacatcctgacctttgacctcagcccTCCTCGGCCTACCCAACCCGAGGGCTAACGGCTAGCTCACGCTCATGCTCCCATTCTCGACCCTTCAGCTGAAAATGGGACTTGAACCACGTTGATGCTACACATGTGAAACAAACTGAAACGAATGATAAAGATGAGAATAATTAGTTCTGTCCCTTCATCCAAAATACCGGATTTTCttttcagaggtcaaaggtcaccgggCCCAGGAGGTGTGAACCAAATGACTGAAATGTATTTGTTCtttcagcccctccccccccaaagAGAGCCCCCACCACAGCTCTGTCCATGCGCTCCAAGTCCATGACCTCTGAGCTGGAGGAACTCGGTAAGAACTCCCCGGGTTTGGGTTCACAGTGTCAGTGTCAGAGGTCGGTGCCTAACCACgcctctctctgctcttttcctccGTTGGTGCTATTTCCTGTCAATAGTGGATAAAGGTAAGAGCTCGCCGCCGCCTGCTCTTCCACCCACCCGTCCTCGTTCATCTTCCTGGTTTGGCTGGATGTGTGTGGTGGCTTCTGACCgtgagctgctgttgctgctgcggcaGGATGAATCATGCGTGACGTTGGCgtggtgcctgtgtgtgtgtgtgtgtgtgtggggggagcaCCTGTGCAGAGACAGGGGGCGGGGCAGAACCGAGCCGTCTTCATTCTTCTCAAGGTTGAGCGTCACCCACAGAAGGCCGTGTCAGATTCTCAGAATGCTTGTGTTTATGTCGCCGTCGCTGGGCAGACCGCGGCGTCACCATGGTAACTGCCAGGAGGTGTCGGTTGTGTTGGACTGACTTGAGGTTGGGGTCCGCAGCTCGCTGCGACTGTTCCGGAGGTTCCTCTCCGCGCCGTCACGCGAACGAGAAACGTTTCCCgaggctaatgttgctaatcAGAGAGACAAACACTGACGCGGCTTTAATCCTGCGTGTGTTTCCACGGCAGCAGTGGTGGGAATTTAATCCAGCTCCGAAGGGATCAGTCAGATTATATCAAACAAATATGTGACTTTCTTATCAGGATGAAACCACCATCAGTGACAAACCTCTGTGATGGTGAGATTACCACCGTTTAACAGCATGACCGGTGTGTTTGTAGCGGTTAGATGTCGGCGTATCCCAGATTTGTCCCCCTCACCAGGCGAACCGAGCCAAACTTTCCCTTACAAAACAAACCGCATCAAAGAATAAAGGTGCGAAAACATCAAGGTCGCACGAGCAGCACGGCCTCGGGGACGCGGTTAGGGGTTTTTTGTTGGGCCGGGTTATTGGCGAGGGCGCGGGGACTCGTCCCATTAGGAGGAAAGTGCTGACAGAGACGGGCTGTGGTCAGCAGGTTTTTCAGCTTGTCTGACACATCTGGTTCTTTCCTCTCTGCGTTTGTAGCCGCTCCACTTTCGCCATTCATGTTTTCACGAGTAAATCTCCACACAGAAATGCAAATCCTTCATTTCAGTAAGAGGTGAGTCACGCCTGTGATGTAAAGACCTGTTTTTCTGTCCCCCTCCTTTAAGCCActctgaggaaaaagaaaggtgGTAAGTTCTGAAGTGTCTCCCTTCACCCAGCCCTGTCCGTCTTCCCCCACACTGATTCGAAGATTTTCCACATGGGTTTGATCTGTGCTACTTTCAGCTGTAGCCGCATGGTGTGTTTTTCCACGTTGTTCCCGGTGTCGTTGCATGGTTTCCAGGGTTTCAGTGGTGAAGAACAGAAACGTTTCCTCTGCTTCTGGACTGTTGTGGACGTGACAGCATGTGGATGCACTTTGTTGTCGTCATTCGTGACCGAGTCACATCGTTTCCCTCTGAACCCGAGTTTTTCCTGCACAACAGCAGGAAGGTGGAGTCATTTGAGTCCAGGGTGGAGGGGTTTTAAGGTGGAGCGATGGTGTGTGGGTCTGGACCAGATGAGAAGAGGAATCAACTGTTCTTTTCTGACTTTCAGTGCATCTCACAAAGTTTGAAGCTGTTTTGCCCCCCCAAGAGCGCAAATAACCAGGCACCGTCCAGGgctgcacattaaaaacatgttaTACAGACAACAACGTGCAGGAAGGGTTAGTCTGAGGGGTGTGGATGGTCAGTCTAACGCCACATGTTCCGCACCAGCATTTGTGCTAAGCTAAAGCTAGCTGATCAGATTCTGATCTTTTTTCTTGGAATTTAAAAGCCATAAGATTTTTGAAAATTAGAACTATGTACAACAAGTCAgcatttaaagcattttatGGTTCCACACGTGGTGCGTAACATCTGTGAGTGTGTCAGGAGGGAAGTAATAAGTTCCAGTACccgtctgctggtcacctggTTAGCTGCCCTAATGACGAGAACAGTCCCGAATAAAACAGCAGACTTCTCTCCAGTTTTGGGTCCTAACTGAATCTGTTGCTTGACGTGTGATTGAGGGTGATCCGTGTTTATCACTAATCATGTCGCTGATATTTCCGGGGGGGATCAACAGGAGTCCCTCCGCCCACTGCTgcatatttctgtttctgtgttccagGTATGGAGGGCTGGTATCCGGGAATCGTTTCACCTCCCaggctcctgtgtttttgtgtcaggGGAGTGTGTttatggcgggggggggggtatagtATTCCAGGAAATGCTTCACTTACAGATCAGTTTCTATGGCAACCCGGCAATGATAGCTGTAGCTGGAATCCAGTTGAGGGAGGGGTGggcagagagaaaatgtgcaTCTTCTGtattttgtgtctgtcttttcaGTCAATGAcactgctctcctcctcccctttctcccccccccaccccactcctcTGTGTGTAGATATGCAGAAGAAGAGGATTGTTTTCCAAGTCACCCTAAGtaatcaccccccctcccccactaaTGCATGGATAACTCCTGCGGCCTAGCTAGGCAGAGAGGTGGCGCGCTGATCAGGACGAGCATGTAGCTTCTCAAACCCCCCCTTCTCAGGTGGACTTTTCTGGTGGCATCATCGCAGCACAGGGAATCAGACTTTTGGCTCTTGGCACCTTCTTTGACTGCAGCAGAATGATAATGTCAAGCTTGACACCCTCCCATCACCCATTTTACACCTAATAAGGCAGCAGTCTGGAGAGCTGTGACCTACTGGCTCGCCTGCTTGGGAAGAGCTTGCATGGCTTGAAAGGCTGGAAGCACATTtaaacccccccttcccgtggCCATGTCCCCATCACTCCTCACCCCAGAAACGGTttcagtgtttgattttttttggggAGGATTTCTGCCCCAGTTTCATGTGTATTTCAGCGtcgtcctccccctcccccgaaTGATGAAAGCTTGTGTCTGGTCCTCAACAACCCGGCCGAGTTCCATGTCGCCACCTTGCTTCCGTCGCTTACGTAGCCTCGCGTTCTCTTCCAGATAAAGTTGAAGAGATGACGCACGCCCAGAAGGCCTCGCCCATCGACATGAAGATCGCCACTATCAAGCCACGCCCATCCAGTCGCTGTCTGGTGACGGCAGCTGATATGAACGTAAGTCAGAGGATCTTGGCCCTCACGCGAAGGCTGGTCTCAGTCGCAGTCCGAGTCCAGTTTCCAGCGTTCTGGAGCGTGGATAGAATAGAACGTGGAACCTTCAAACCCAGCTGCCAGTCCGGAGCTGACGGGTGGGTTGGGGTTCTTTCTGTGACAGACAGATGacaaagtgtgtgtttctgttctgtttacAGTCCATGTACCACGAGCGCCAGGGGGTGGCTGTGGTGCCCCCCACTGTGCCGGGCGCCTACCTGGGGATACCTGAGAAGGGAACGATGAGAAAGCAAAAGTCCATAGGTATGATGttagtttctgtgtgtgttcgtgtgtgtgtgtgtctttgtactgcgtgtgttgtgtgtactTCTGCATTAGGGAGGCTAATTATAGATAAACTGGAGCGAGCCAGTCAGCAGAATCTGCTCTCAGCAATAATATTAGAGCTCATTAAACATCTGCTGAAGCTTCAGTCTCACTACAGAACTGGAGGGACGTCCTGCAGCCTAATGTCCTCTCTCAACGTTccattaataataacaataataataataataatctgccTCTGTGTTTCAGCCAGGAAAGGTTTTCTGAAAGGTCACATACTCGGAGCTTAATGAGCTTCTCTTATCTTTCCTTAGTTCACAGTTCGCTGTTTAATTGAGGCAGCTCAGCACGTTTTACGTTCACTTAGTTTCCTCCGTTAGTTTAAATGAGTAAAACCTGGGAAACAGCCCATAAATCACTCAACCAAACCGGGGGTTTCTCTGCTGGCGCCTCACATCATTTATCCTTCTGGCACGTGTCTCCAAAGGTACAGCGGAGGATGAGAAGCAGGGATTCCTCACGCCTCCTCTGCTCAAGTTCGCCCGCAGCCTCTCGATGCCCGATACCTCGGAAgacatccctcctcctccggccATCTCACCCCCCTCACCGCCGGCATTCAACTCCCCGGCAGGTCCTGCGTCTAAGGGCTACGGCACTACGCGACCCAGTTTCGCCCAGAACTCCAATGCGGTCACGACCATAAGCCAAACCGCTAACGTCGGGACGCTAAGGCGTGGCTACTTCCGCCAGAGTTCGGAGCACTTTGAGAGCACACGCACCCGAGGGCGCACGCCAGTGCCGGAGAACCCTTACTCTGAGGTTGGCAATAAGACGCTTTACATCCCGGCGAAACCAGCTCGAAGAAAGGGCATGTTGGTAAAGCAGTCCAACGTTGAAGACAGTCCAGAGAAAACATGTCACATGCCTGCCAGCCCCTCAGGTGCAGTTTCCATGCCAACAACACCCGTAGAGCGGACCTGCTCATCTATCCCCATCCCCACCATCATTGTTAAAGAGCCCTCCACCAGTAGCAGTGGTAAGAGCAGCCAGGGTAGCAGCATGGAGATCGAACCCACCACCCCCGAACACCCTCCTCTCACGCCATCTGTTGGGGGGAGCGGAGGGTTACGCCCCGAAGACCCTCTGTCTCTAGGTAACCCTTTTGCTGCTGCCATCGCTGGCGCGGTACGAGACCGGGAGAAGAGATTAGAGGCCAAAAAGAACTCAATTGCTTTTCAGTCAATAGATATGGGTGACGACGATTTCTGTAGTCCCACGCCAACACCTCGCCTTCGACAGTCAAAGTCCATCGATGAAGGCATGTTCAGCAGCGACGAGCGGCTTCGAAGGATACTGGCTCCTCCCCCCGCAGCTCAGCTTGGCCCTCCTGTCGGAGGAGGCAGTGGTAACATGACAGATTTTAATACTCCTGAGCCCACAGTGGTGCGAGAACCTCTGAACACCAGAACAGGCCAGTGTCAGAACTTGgacagtccagttagtctcccaTCCACCCCTCCAAAGAGCCACTACAGGGCTAACGGGACCTACCTCCACCCAGTCACCGGCAAACCCTTGGACCCTAATTCCCCATTAGCTCTGGCCCTAGCTGCTCGCGACCGTGCAATGAAGGAGCAGCAAAACCATCCTCAGAATCAGCCACAAAAccctcctcaggttcctcagacCCCCAAGCACGAAGCCCAGTCCCTGCCAATCCAGCCGAGTCACAAGCCAGACCTCAACCAGCCTCTGTTCATTGACACTAAGTTACGCTCTGGGATCGAGACGAGTTTCGCTGCCATCTCCACCGCAACCATGGGGCGCCCCGGTCGAGGCGGCCTCCAGAGGCAAATGACAGAGCACAAGTACGAGTCTGACGGTGCAAGGGAGGAGCGGCAGCATCAGGCGctccaggagaggaagagtgcTCCAGCAGATGTGACGGACGCGTCGAAGCCCAAATCCGCCGGCCTGCTCATGGTTCATACCAGCACTGACCCCAGCAACAAGGTGAACAATCAGGATGCGGAAGGGCAGGACAGCAACAGACCATCTGAACTCAAGGACCCCAACCAACCAGATCCACTCAAGGCTTCCCTGCTGGCCACTAATCCACTGCCGGCATCAGCCCGGAGAAGGAGCATTCCCTTGGGCGACTCCATGGATGAACCCGTGAAGCTGCCCTTCCGCATCCCACCTCCCCCTCTGGCTTCAGTTGATATCGATGAGGAATTTGAGTTCTCGGAGCCCCTCCCACCGCCGCTGGAGTTTGCCAACAGTATCGATATTCCCGATGACCAGGCTAGTGCCATTGCAGAGatgcttcagcagcagaggcgGAATGGGGGACCTGGCCTACCACCCTACCACCCTCATGCCCCACCACCTGTCACCGAGCAACACAAACGGGTCCCAAACAACATGCCCCCCTCCTTCGgccaccctccccatgaccctgagtCAGGGATGGGTGATTCGGGCATCGAAGAGGTGGACAGCCGCAGCAGTGGGGATCCTCAGCACATGGAGACCACCAGCACGGTGTCCAGCATCTCCACCTTGTCATCAGAGGGGGGCTTCTGTGACAGCACTCTGGAGAGCCTCTACACCACCTCCGACGGTCACGCCTTCCTAGTGGATCGACCCCCGGTGCCCCCCAAACCCAAGGGCAAGTCTGTCATCAACAGAACTTCGCTGTATCATGATGCTCTCATAGAGGAGTCCCCCGAATCCTATGGAACACCACCccaagctcctccccctcccccctcgtccTCAGAGCCTCCCAGGACTCCCACGCAAAGGACCTCCAAGCTGTGGGGGGATCAACCTCCTGAGCTGCGCAGCTCACCGTCCACGCCAGACTCGAAGAACACCGTTATCACCGAACTCAGTTCCATCCTGCAACATATGAACCGTGACCGGCCAACCAAGCCAGGAGACAGCCTGGACTCTCCCACCGGAACAAGAGGCGGCTTTGGAGCGAGGTAGGTGACGTCGGACTGCGTCCACGACTGGAAAAATGTCGCTTTCAGCCACAGAAAGTCTTTCTTTTGTGTCACGATTTCTTGAGCTCAGCTAGAATGCAGCAACCACCTCAAAAAGTTCTTCAGCTCATGTTTCTCCCGCCAGCTCAGGCGTTGATGTAGAAATCGGATCGAATGCGACACGAATGTTCAGACTGAGTTCAGAAACCACAAGGTATATAGGGAAGGGGTCCAGGGCTAAAACCACGCGTTCAAGTACCAGATATGGGTCGTTTGTGAGCTATGAAAGTTGAATTTGGGCCATTGGGCCGCAGTGCTAATACAATCAAACCATTAATGCAGTTTGACACAACCAGGACAACCGTGTTAACTCTGACCTTTGGTCCTGAACACAGGGCGTCTTTAGCAGATCCAGATAGCAGAACTGACAGCAGAGTTCTGTTGGTGGTCCTCTGTGGAGCAACTGGTTCAATAGCTAGCTTGGAGATGTTTCTGAGGCTGGGGAGCTTCAAAGTTCGGATGTTTGGAGATccagaaaaagcagcagtttttttggggggtttttttggtcTCTTGATTAAAAGTTCTGGAATAGTGCTTCTTGATCCTTCTCATAACGGCTTTTTCAACCTGATATCcgatttcatttaaattcattcgCCTTCATTTGGAATTTTGATGGTTTTCGGTGAGCTGATCAAAATGAATTCTGTTTAAGACATTATTGTGTTTGGTCAGATGTTGTCGTTTCCCTAGTTAAGTGAATCAATAACCCACCAGCTCAGGTCAATAACTACAATCATGAACCTGGGCGTGGTGGCGGTGACGTGCACCCGTGTTTCAGGGGGTTTGGTGAAGACTTGGATGGACCTGGAGACGTTCGCctcatgtttcttttaaaagcGAAATAAAAAGCACCATCAATAATTCACCGTTCGCCTGAATGAAGGATGGCGTTGTTCAGCCGGGGGGGGTCCAGCCTTCTGATCCCGTAAACGCCATCCTGTTAGCACTCTGCCTTGGTCACTTGTTTTGACCCTTTTTCTTGTCTTCACTCGTCTTTTCTGGCACTATCACATTAAAATACACACGTAGGTGCACAAGACTGCGACATGGGTGATTATagatcggggggggggcacagccgGTCTTCGTGGGCTGCAGccgagccgggttttctgtccaccAGGTGAAGGAGACGtctggttggacagaaaacctCTTAATGGTTTTGTGCTTCACGTGTGTTCGGCCAGTCGAGGATCAGCCCTTGAAATGCTTTCGTCTCTGCGGTAAAGTCGAAGAAATAAATTCAGGTCGCCGGGTTGaaatgttttggattttttccccATCACCCGCACAGACTCTTCGCCGTTTGGAGGCGTCAAAGCATCGAATTCTTCAGTTCGTCAGTTTCTGTGACCTCGTACTTCACcactctctcatccctctcttcaGTTTCCTCTACAACAACCCCACCGTCCACGTTTGTGCATCGTAACAGTTTTCTCCAGTGTTGCCATAACAACCGGCTCCCTCCGAGGGTTACTATTTCCAGTGGAGAAGGAACAGCGTGATAGCGCAAGCTTGTTTGGGCCAATGGGAGGGGAGGACATGAGTGCGCAGAGGAAAGGTGGCCTTTGTGCCTTCTCGTCTCCAACCGATGCATCTTTGGAGCTTCTGTATGTTTTAGATGTCAGTGGCAGGAAGTTGCCTTTCAAAGTAAAGGCTCGTCGGCACCGATGTCCTGTTCTGACGTGTTTTTGGGTTCTGAAGATGAAACCCTCAGTTTGTCAGAATCTCCAGAATTTAAACAGACGAGACTCGAAAAGCTGCTTTACAGCTGTGGCTTGAAGTCTCCAAACACCGGAGATGGACGCTGAGCGCTCCCCCCATTCCCAGACCTGAGATGAAGCCACGGACTTCAGCTCCAGTCTCAGCGTTCCATCAGGCTTCAGGGGTGGAACCTCAAACGTGCCGTTGCGTTCTGACTGGCCGTTGAGTCAGAACCCTCGTTCATTGACGTCGTCTGGCTGCGTTCGGTCCAGTTTCTTCCCCGACCTCAGCTGGTCTGAAAGTTTCTGCGTTCTCGTAGAAGCAGCAGACCTGGACGTAGAAGAAGAGGTTCTCAAACAGATGGCGGCAGAGACGATGGCCTAGAttcacacacgctctctctctctctctctctctctcgctcgctccgTCCATCTTGGTTGCTGCTGGTTACTCGCGTTTTCAGTTTTTTACCTGTAAAATGTCAGATTTTCTCTGTTggacttgtgttttttttctcattttccatcCCAGATTAAACGTGTGTTGGCTTTGCCTGTGGATGAAAGGGTTGCCTAGCAACCAGCTGATCAGAGCAGCGTTGAGGCCTGTGGTGATGTCAGTCGGTGCTGGGgatggggaggtgtgtgtgtgcgtgcatgcttgtgtgtgtgtgtgtgtgagagagagagggcggcAGGCCAACCTTCATCAAAGTTCAACATCATCTCACACAGTTCACGTGCTGCACTGCTTTAGTAGGCCACCGTTACGTAACCCAGCACAGCCGAGTCACcccgtgcgtgtgcgcgtgcacgtgcgtgttcGGGCTTCTATAAATAAAGTCGTGTATGCATTCAGGACCCTGACGGTGGGTATGTGAGGCACTGCAACACAGGCGGGTCCAGGTGGtcgtgtgggcgtggcct is drawn from Takifugu flavidus isolate HTHZ2018 chromosome 2, ASM371156v2, whole genome shotgun sequence and contains these coding sequences:
- the LOC130515078 gene encoding SH3 and multiple ankyrin repeat domains protein 2-like isoform X1 — protein: MAGLSGLLAMPRSPTSSEDEMAQSFSDYSDDCASDSSREETIYETIKATAEPSQSRMDDIHINSLVVRVLIPDLQQTKCMRFNPDATVWIAKQRILCSLNQSLKDVLNYGLFQPPSDGREGKFLDEERLLREYPQPISKGVPALEFRYKSRVYNQPNVEEKQISKLHTKANLRKFMDLIHHSQVEKVSKLLERGFDPNYHDSESGESPLTFAAHLDNMVEIIKVLKSGGAHLDFRAKDGLTALHKAARSKNLVSLTTLLELGASPDYKDSRGLTPLYHSVMAGGDPGCCELLLKHQAAVCCQDENGWHEVHQACRHGHVQHLEHLLFYGADMSAQNASGNTALHICALYNQDNCARVLLVRGADKEVKNYNSQSPFQVAIIAGNFELAELIKTHKETDIVPFREAPAYSKRRRGPSAGNGNDQSPSSLSAPRVLLRSNSDNNLTVSQYQQSPSSWASGLQQHQHNQAHLQRVPQQGHSQPGSSAVHRSLSPQLLQQMPSGSPNGNVVVRTMGRGARSRSPSLSRLGEEVRRAHRQPSPSTHGEVLGPRRKLYSAVPGRHFVVVRPYTAQAEGEINLYKGDRVKVLSIGEGGFWEGSTRGQVGWFPSDCVEEIPAKATEERNYSRADRADRRKLFRHYTVGSYDSFDASSDCVVDEKTVVLQKKENEGFGFVLRGAKADTPIEEFTPTPAFPALQYLESVDEGGVAWQAGLRTGDFLIEVNQENVVKVGHRQVVNMIRQGGNRLLIKVVTVSRNLDPDDTARKKAPPPPKRAPTTALSMRSKSMTSELEELGKNSPVEEMTHAQKASPIDMKIATIKPRPSSRCLVTAADMNSMYHERQGVAVVPPTVPGAYLGIPEKGTMRKQKSIGTAEDEKQGFLTPPLLKFARSLSMPDTSEDIPPPPAISPPSPPAFNSPAGPASKGYGTTRPSFAQNSNAVTTISQTANVGTLRRGYFRQSSEHFESTRTRGRTPVPENPYSEVGNKTLYIPAKPARRKGMLVKQSNVEDSPEKTCHMPASPSGAVSMPTTPVERTCSSIPIPTIIVKEPSTSSSGKSSQGSSMEIEPTTPEHPPLTPSVGGSGGLRPEDPLSLGNPFAAAIAGAVRDREKRLEAKKNSIAFQSIDMGDDDFCSPTPTPRLRQSKSIDEGMFSSDERLRRILAPPPAAQLGPPVGGGSGNMTDFNTPEPTVVREPLNTRTGQCQNLDSPVSLPSTPPKSHYRANGTYLHPVTGKPLDPNSPLALALAARDRAMKEQQNHPQNQPQNPPQVPQTPKHEAQSLPIQPSHKPDLNQPLFIDTKLRSGIETSFAAISTATMGRPGRGGLQRQMTEHKYESDGAREERQHQALQERKSAPADVTDASKPKSAGLLMVHTSTDPSNKVNNQDAEGQDSNRPSELKDPNQPDPLKASLLATNPLPASARRRSIPLGDSMDEPVKLPFRIPPPPLASVDIDEEFEFSEPLPPPLEFANSIDIPDDQASAIAEMLQQQRRNGGPGLPPYHPHAPPPVTEQHKRVPNNMPPSFGHPPHDPESGMGDSGIEEVDSRSSGDPQHMETTSTVSSISTLSSEGGFCDSTLESLYTTSDGHAFLVDRPPVPPKPKGKSVINRTSLYHDALIEESPESYGTPPQAPPPPPSSSEPPRTPTQRTSKLWGDQPPELRSSPSTPDSKNTVITELSSILQHMNRDRPTKPGDSLDSPTGTRGGFGARPPTEDSGMRNNAAAAAALTSTPPGSLPSQTHPCSPPDSASSLTPCSSLPPSVSPTLTDVFGLPTPPMGSSGGYSLSSSCGGSGSSRSPSPLTLMQAASASGKPFASKPMELWSKHDVADWLESLNLAEHRDAFLDNEIEGAHLPSLQKEDLIDLGVTRVGHRMNIERALKLLQDR